The genomic stretch TAGTGGGCATTCAAGATGCCACTTAGATGTATTCAACTCGGTCAATTTCGAAATCTTTCGCTCCACCTGGAGTCTGGATAGCAACCTCGTCGCCTTCCATCTTGCCGATCAAGCCACGAGCAATTGGAGAGCTCACTGAAATACGGCCAGCTTTAATATCAGCTTCATCGTCACCAACAATCTGATATGTCTTTTCTTCATCGGTATCGACATCAATCAAAGTCACCGTTGAACCAAAGATAACCTTGCCAGTGTTTTCCATTTTAGTTACATCAATTACTTGCGCAACAGATAGCTTATATTCAATGTCACGGATTTGCGCTTCACAAATACCCTGCTCTTCTCGAGCGGCATGATATTCAGCATTTTCCTTCAAATCACCTAGTTCTCGTGCTTCAGCAATCGCTTCTGAAATTTGAGGACGTAGCTTAAGTAGACGTTCTAGTTCTGTACGTAGCATTTGTTCGCCACGTAGTGTCATTGGAACTTTTTCCATTATGTAACCTCAAGCCCAAATGGGTCTTTGGACAATAAAAAGCCCACCCAGTCGTAGGACTAGGTAGTGCGGTTAAAGATGTATTTTCAACTAGTGTAAACAAACTCCTGAGCGAAATCATCTTAATTCGAAATTCAACATTGCTATGCCTTTGCAGCATAACGAACCGAATCAATTTTAGATCCAATCATTATCGCAATTTATTGAAAAACAACACTGTTCATTACACTAAAAACATCAAAAAACATAAAAACTAATCAATGCCAGGCCAATGCCATTGAAGAATTAGTTCATTAAAACCAATAACTTAACAAACATTTAGCCACAATCGAACAGTGTTCATCGGCAGGATTTATATCATTTTACTAACTCATCATGAAACTTTAGCAGTAAAACATGTCCAGCAAGTTGTTACATCAAAGGCTTACAGTTGCGGAAAACTCTCGCAGATGAAGCCAAATATAGACCAATAACTTGTGAGAGGTCATCTCTCCCCCATACAACAATGATTATGGACAGCTAACTAGGACAAATAAGATGAAAAAGACTCTAATTGCTCTTTCTGTATCTGCAGCAGCTATGGCAACTGGCGTTAACGCAGCTGAACTTTACAACCAAGACGGCACTTCTCTAGAAATGGGCGGCCGCGCTGAAGCACGTCTATCTATGAAAGATGGCGACGCTCAAGACAACTCTCGTATCCGTCTAAACTTCCTTGGTACTCAAGCAATCAACGACAATCTATACGGTGTTGGTTTCTGGGAAGGTGAGTTTACTACAGCTGAAAACGGCGGTGTGGATGGAAACAGCAACCTAGACACTCGTTACGCATACGCTGGTCTTGGCGGTGCATGGGGTGAGTTCACTTACGGTAAAAACGAAGGTGCACTAGGCGTTATCACTGATTTCACAGATATCATGGCTTACCACGGTAACTCAGCAGCTGACAAACTAGCAGTAGCTGACCGTTCAGACAACATGATGTCTTACAAAGGTCAATTCGAAAACCTAAACGTTAAAGCTAGCTACCGCTTTGCTGACCGTGAAGAAGTAAACGGTGAATACACAGACAACAAACAAGACGGCTACTCTCTATCTGCAATCTACGCAGTAGCAGACACAGGTCTTGAGCTAGGTGCTGGTTACGCAGACCAAGACGAAGCTAACGAATACATGCTAGCTGCATCTTACACTATGGGTGACCTATACTTCGCTGGTATCTTCACTGACGGTGAAAAAGCGAAAACTGAAGGTGACTACACTGGTTACGAACTAGCTGGTGCTTACACTCTAGGTCAAACAGTATTCACAACAACGTACAACAACGCAGAAACTAACAACGAAATTTCTGCTAACAACTTCGCTGTTGATGCATCTTACTACTTCAAGCCTAACTTCCGTGGTTACGTTTCATACAACTTCAACCTAATCGACTCTGGCGATAAACTAGGTAAAGCTGGTGGCAACACTACAGCATCTAAAGCTGATGCAGAAGACGAGCTAGCTCTAGGTCTACGTTACGACTTCTAATTCCAGTCTTTAGACTTGAATACTCAGTGCCCGCTTATCGCGGGCATTTTTTTATCTTTCATTTCTCATCTTAATAGCGCGTTCTTCTAACCACTTTGTCTCAATATTAACGATGAACCAAGCAATCTTGGATGCGCCTAGCATATTGAGTGGACTTGCGTATACTCAATCACATAACTAACCCTAGAAAATCACACTATGCGTTTACGTTGGCCTCTACTCATTTCTTCTCTTATTTTTCCGCTATTGTCTTATGCGTATCCTCATCAAGAGGTATTGCCAGAGGGCGCCCGTATCAGCTTAGTTGCAGAAAAACTAACCGAAAGTTCCACGCTCGATGGTATCCGTCCAACAGACCAACTATTTCCACCAGCGAGCACATTAAAAATTGTCACAGCCTTAGCTGCTAAATTAGAGTTAGGGGACAGCTTTGCATTTCGAACAAAGCTTGAAACCTCGAGCTCCGATGCCGTTATCTACTTTGTCGGAGATCCCACCCTACAAACACAAGATTTGAAATCGTTGCTGTCATTGGCGAAAAAAAATGGTTTAACGCGCATTAACGGTAACTTGTGGTTAGACAACAGTGCCTTTACAGGGTATGACCGAGCGGTGGGTTGGCCGTGGGACATTCTGGGGGTTTGCTACAGCGCTCCGGCTTCTAGCATTACACTCAACAACAACTGTGTCCAAGCTTCTATCTATACGCAAAAAGATGGCGGGACTCGAATCTATGTACCTGAGCATCAACCTATTCGTGTTAAAAGTTCGGTCGAGACCGTTTCTAAGACGATTCAAAAGAGCCGCCATTGCGATTTAGACCTGCTTGCTAACCCAGACAATCACTACGAATTAAAAGGATGCTTAGTTGAACGAGAAAAGCCGCTACCTCTCAAATTTGCGGTTCAAGATCCTGAACGTTATACCAGTCAAAATATCAGTACGTTACTCAAGCAATTAGGAATTGAGCTCAAAGGCAAAATTAAGATTGGTTCAGCGCCACAGAAACAACGTAAATTGATGGCATTACATCAGTCAAAGCCGCTACCCGATTTACTTGATGACATGCTCAAGCATTCTGACAATTTGATCGCAGACACATTAACGAAAACATTGGGTGCGAAGTTTTTTGTTCAACCCGGAAGTTTTACCAATGGTACAGAAGCGATCAAACAGATCATTTTCGCCAATACTGGCATCGATATCCGTAACGCACGCTTGGAAGATGGATCGGGCCTTTCAAGAAACAACCGCATTTCTGCGACCAAAATGGCTGAAATCCTACGTTATATTTGGAAAAACGAAAAAACACTGAAGCTGATTGCCATCATGCCTAAATCAGGCGAATCGGGTACGCTGCAATACCGCCAAAGCATGCGGAATGCCCCAATTAAAGGTCAACTGATTGCGAAGAGTGGTTCATTGTACGGAACCTACAACATGGCGGGTTATGGTTTAGATAAAAATGGCCAGCCGAATACTATTTTCGTCCAGTTTGTCTCAGACTACTTCCCAGAAAAAAGGGACGATAACAAACCTGTCATCACCCCTATTACGCATTTTGAGCAGTTATTTTACCGTGACATCGTGAATTTTAGTCAGGCAATACCTAAGAAGTAATTCACCACAGTAAAGTAAATCCACATACCTGATATATCAACGATTGATGCAAGCACAGGGCTCACCAATACGGCTGGGTCTAGCTTGCAAGCACGGGCAATTATTGGCAACAAACCGCCAAGCGTTGTGGAAATTGAGACTTGAATAAACAAAGCAACGGCGATTGCAAGTGCGATGTCTGTCAGTTCAAAGCCCCCCGTAGATTGGCCGGCACTAAAAAGCATAATGCGTCCAACCATAACTATTGCGATCGCTAGTGCAAGACACAGCGCTACGCGACTTTCTTTCCAAAGTACTGCTAACCACTGACGCTTTTTAAGCTCACCTGTGGCCAATGCACGAATGACCAATGTGGCCGCTTGAGTACCCGTATTACCACCAGCCGCCGCAATCACCGGCATGTACACTGCAAGTAAAACCAGTTGGCTCAATGTATCTTCATACTGAGCAATAATCAGCCCAGAAACGATCCCCAATAAAGCGAGAGCAATAATCCAGCCGATTCGCTGCTTTACATGCTCTAGTACGCCTGTTGATAAGTAACCGTCAGGAGTATCA from Vibrio parahaemolyticus encodes the following:
- the dacB gene encoding serine-type D-Ala-D-Ala carboxypeptidase yields the protein MRLRWPLLISSLIFPLLSYAYPHQEVLPEGARISLVAEKLTESSTLDGIRPTDQLFPPASTLKIVTALAAKLELGDSFAFRTKLETSSSDAVIYFVGDPTLQTQDLKSLLSLAKKNGLTRINGNLWLDNSAFTGYDRAVGWPWDILGVCYSAPASSITLNNNCVQASIYTQKDGGTRIYVPEHQPIRVKSSVETVSKTIQKSRHCDLDLLANPDNHYELKGCLVEREKPLPLKFAVQDPERYTSQNISTLLKQLGIELKGKIKIGSAPQKQRKLMALHQSKPLPDLLDDMLKHSDNLIADTLTKTLGAKFFVQPGSFTNGTEAIKQIIFANTGIDIRNARLEDGSGLSRNNRISATKMAEILRYIWKNEKTLKLIAIMPKSGESGTLQYRQSMRNAPIKGQLIAKSGSLYGTYNMAGYGLDKNGQPNTIFVQFVSDYFPEKRDDNKPVITPITHFEQLFYRDIVNFSQAIPKK
- a CDS encoding porin, which codes for MKKTLIALSVSAAAMATGVNAAELYNQDGTSLEMGGRAEARLSMKDGDAQDNSRIRLNFLGTQAINDNLYGVGFWEGEFTTAENGGVDGNSNLDTRYAYAGLGGAWGEFTYGKNEGALGVITDFTDIMAYHGNSAADKLAVADRSDNMMSYKGQFENLNVKASYRFADREEVNGEYTDNKQDGYSLSAIYAVADTGLELGAGYADQDEANEYMLAASYTMGDLYFAGIFTDGEKAKTEGDYTGYELAGAYTLGQTVFTTTYNNAETNNEISANNFAVDASYYFKPNFRGYVSYNFNLIDSGDKLGKAGGNTTASKADAEDELALGLRYDF
- the greA gene encoding transcription elongation factor GreA; the encoded protein is MEKVPMTLRGEQMLRTELERLLKLRPQISEAIAEARELGDLKENAEYHAAREEQGICEAQIRDIEYKLSVAQVIDVTKMENTGKVIFGSTVTLIDVDTDEEKTYQIVGDDEADIKAGRISVSSPIARGLIGKMEGDEVAIQTPGGAKDFEIDRVEYI
- a CDS encoding magnesium transporter, with the protein product MTVMNNTFIETTPNFSEVEIGAARNAFLKYDQEQQLHLLTIMPIDEAVGILKHCSVGYVNSLMSQLEHAGHDKRARHYAHQLGLHVSEVDTPDGYLSTGVLEHVKQRIGWIIALALLGIVSGLIIAQYEDTLSQLVLLAVYMPVIAAAGGNTGTQAATLVIRALATGELKKRQWLAVLWKESRVALCLALAIAIVMVGRIMLFSAGQSTGGFELTDIALAIAVALFIQVSISTTLGGLLPIIARACKLDPAVLVSPVLASIVDISGMWIYFTVVNYFLGIA